One Sphingomonas sp. SUN039 genomic window carries:
- the rsmH gene encoding 16S rRNA (cytosine(1402)-N(4))-methyltransferase RsmH produces MTAPHTPVLIDEVLAALSPAPGETHVDGTYGAGGYSAAILARGSRVIAFDRDPDAVAAAVPHDGLTLIADRYSTMDRAGEVDGVTLDLGVSSMQLDQPVRGFSFQADGPLDMTMERTRPNAADYLNTAGEGEIADTIYALGDEPKSRRIAHAIVDARPLSTTMDLSRAVRRAVGNKPGEKKDPATRTFQAIRMHVNRELGELEDGLAAAERILKPGGRLAVVTFHSLEDRIVKTFLRRRSGATPSGSRHLPQVASGPLPTFERVAKPVRSSDAEVARNPRARSATLRSAHRTSNPAWVTDAKTTDERAMS; encoded by the coding sequence GTGACCGCCCCGCATACCCCCGTGCTGATCGACGAGGTCCTCGCCGCGCTATCCCCCGCGCCCGGCGAAACCCATGTCGACGGCACCTATGGCGCCGGCGGGTACAGCGCCGCGATCCTGGCGCGCGGGAGCCGGGTCATCGCTTTCGACCGCGACCCCGACGCGGTTGCCGCCGCCGTGCCGCATGACGGGCTGACCCTGATCGCCGACCGATATTCGACGATGGATCGCGCCGGTGAGGTCGATGGCGTCACGCTCGACCTTGGCGTGTCGTCGATGCAGCTCGACCAGCCGGTGCGGGGCTTTTCCTTTCAGGCCGACGGTCCGCTTGACATGACGATGGAGCGCACCCGCCCCAACGCCGCCGACTATCTGAACACGGCGGGCGAAGGCGAGATCGCCGACACCATCTATGCGCTGGGCGACGAACCCAAGTCGCGGCGCATCGCGCATGCCATTGTCGATGCGCGGCCGCTGTCCACCACAATGGACCTTTCGCGCGCGGTGCGCCGCGCGGTCGGCAACAAGCCCGGTGAAAAGAAAGACCCGGCGACGCGGACATTCCAGGCGATCCGCATGCATGTGAACCGCGAACTCGGCGAGCTCGAGGACGGACTTGCGGCAGCGGAACGCATCCTGAAGCCGGGCGGGCGGCTGGCCGTGGTGACGTTCCACAGTCTCGAAGACCGGATCGTCAAGACCTTCCTGCGCCGCCGTTCGGGCGCGACGCCATCGGGCTCGCGGCATTTGCCGCAGGTTGCAAGCGGACCGCTGCCGACGTTCGAGCGGGTGGCGAAACCGGTGCGTTCGTCCGATGCCGAAGTGGCGCGCAATCCCCGTGCGCGCTCGGCAACGCTGCGCAGCGCGCACCGCACTTCCAATCCGGCCTGGGTTACCGACGCCAAGACTACCGACGAAAGGGCAATGTCATGA
- a CDS encoding division/cell wall cluster transcriptional repressor MraZ, translating into MSGERVLYQGYALQPVDKKGRLAIPACLREALLENSDERVLMIADEADLPCMVAYDKGWSAALKAQVAEDQKIARDLHGKGPARAADRLKNFGNVDSVAFDDAGRFILPDFVAFDLGLTDYAFFTGGDEVFHIWNPRRLIADPNVPEGTHKRCLFEMNKKGAAL; encoded by the coding sequence TTGAGCGGCGAACGGGTTTTGTATCAGGGCTATGCGTTGCAGCCGGTCGACAAAAAGGGTCGGCTGGCGATCCCCGCGTGCCTGCGCGAAGCGCTGCTCGAAAATTCCGACGAACGCGTCCTGATGATCGCCGACGAGGCCGACCTGCCGTGCATGGTTGCCTATGACAAGGGCTGGTCCGCCGCGCTGAAGGCGCAGGTCGCGGAAGACCAGAAGATCGCGCGCGACCTGCATGGCAAGGGACCGGCGCGCGCTGCCGACCGGCTCAAGAATTTCGGCAATGTCGATTCGGTCGCCTTCGACGACGCAGGGCGCTTCATCCTGCCCGACTTCGTTGCCTTCGACCTCGGCCTGACCGACTATGCCTTTTTTACGGGCGGCGACGAGGTGTTCCACATCTGGAACCCGCGCCGCCTGATCGCCGACCCCAATGTGCCCGAGGGCACGCACAAGCGCTGCCTGTTCGAAATGAACAAGAAGGGCGCGGCGCTGTGA